A genomic stretch from Hemibagrus wyckioides isolate EC202008001 linkage group LG18, SWU_Hwy_1.0, whole genome shotgun sequence includes:
- the setx gene encoding probable helicase senataxin isoform X2 produces the protein METCRWCTASPENDVAVIEVLKRYCTGQMSPKEKDDANSDFIYCLECVVKYHQAREMVPALHKRLWELETARLLEVFRKMLEADLEDDDLFFVENGYEQRVSAVTPEEFHNQLRFPLMEVLKYPYLLCHKELCEMVVDVICKMEDMKNPLPVHDQYQGTYLLMVHPNEIVRRWAIATARSLGRVDRDNYYDLQEVFSCMFYVIDLGITVDFLNMDDSYYSGKMNVLQPHLFDSKNKKSYWLGICMLLMQLDSQAMDSLLMGPEGQTSIPQCIINTMNDCNKDDDLDPFWPALHCFLVILDRLGSKIWGQIEPLDAFKAITKAGSYIAKIENIREQTAGTRVKVEPENHDDLMSCSQIVYGCYTTERTSRLLDCSSGNSDTSGNAIFEEMSCLVNVLQSEMGQSMRVYGSTFLWFIPFVRSLMELTALNSICIGEVIHYLENNVDKNVLSGRIRTCDKVTEFFIRILVDVINLHLSNGCMERLSYFTHIWVDMVMQCATLSDDFCTTRGVYSTSHFGRGTQMPAVGVGAMSQACTKLIRSLLKEGGRTGTVPESAHFLDIINRHLRGLSSKGWNLPKSEYENLKKCLVRLVKVITERSAVSNDVLPCAPPTPPSDPFENVISYPSSTLTPPLQQVETKDALVGPCGPAGTTNFIKDEPPWDHGECQSFFDGHEEMINVKKEPYNQTPISESRPHTEGIHITPGKLQEIRSRLTVQNLSKIQAIAKRRFKTEDEQGECSGMKEIVHASSVSPQPSTSKSKVPDTARLSKSLKKELNDDNDDEPLDVQRNRLKRSLQSSKEDSTDTRQISIQLSSTAKQIHESSIITISDDEVSSNGQNLLEKMDARDPVLDLDSSKSPGRDYDDLSESQVFEFETQAHMASVWNEPHSDITGLTKKHELENDSKACSSHHAVEPMQTQPVSDEDTEKACLHVEAQICKQQQPQKPISSSMWEPPMRSSNENCDFIKSNHSKGPTEKTALPEKKGKQWLSKKPPVIAPLSQKIKKRCWSHDTISKDPVKPCSSTMLTSTSVESPSTAAPSRGSCASFVVPPSTAAPSRGSCASSVTSPSTAAPSRGSCASSVASPSTAAPSRGSCASSVTSPSTAAPSRGSCASSVTSPSTAAPSRGSCASSVTSPSTAAPSRGSCASPVASPSTAAPSRGPCASSVASPSTAAPSRGSCASSVASPSTTAPSRGSSASTVAPLRSTPAIVPPKKVRKRVAPELPAELLGLKKKERKAFDFSQRSLVSLGKLRSHGQNVHVEPQQKSKRLRKHKVGVKKGKKLLASQDLQYFRQRRSMLQKPTSATPVVAKSNQRPVPENLPKLNSANETVEEPEDEEDDYSFLPCSQPDPDRRMDNKTDTTQVNTSLSNDSKKAISDWESSKSKDFSSLQNNKCAGGSMAEGAESREENFDDEWMSFTQNEPTDMELCSQMEQMEEQYFENIMVTGCARMDNDSGNQPNISEAITSVPLKPVTCNTLQKPLPDASTSTTTNDHLFVNPNMLTECQKKAKPTTKIYNKSCSRTAFLAKEMGKVANPVPAANVAKAKVARPPPSMPPPPAMSSSAMPPPAMPSPLLPKTTTLLPRPILHTANQASKSFSNVTFASHVPSYKTYARPETPVSVQTPTMDQGRRFDNSPVYDQFYLKRAILKWEFRMFENYKSFGAPQDLCPFRLKEVPTTFSSCTDYFNTLYPLLLLNTFEEMVNEWYVRKIRIELKVQGIEYSNRVATASFTASLNAEQEVKQLYPKDEDLVLLYLPENIGAYANDEQDVPDLCPHFGCVLRSSVLNNGGQFSTLNITIQTFGNVSSVNTQSVRCELIGSLVSTLREFRALNLLPKSKMMHPLILKPDIKFYAPCQDGLPNIDMPEYNSEQAKAISCGVAMVKRKQNTPKILLIHGPPGTGKSKIIVGMLHRLLSDPVSLSASRRPRILLCTPSNAAIDNLMKKIIIVFKEKCMDIRSPQGNCGDIKLVRLGSERAISKELKPFSLDCQVRKVLEKAQHKGDLDIQRKKEELDKKIEMVSQQCALTDKKSNMFEQLNNKKMFYLNERKNLSRQLNELRNKKQSVQSRLLLDAHVICCTLSTSGSGLLESAFRRLGHEPFSCVIIDEAGQAKETETLIPLLYRCQNLILVGDPMQLPPTVVSQKAKELGYDQSLMARVWKSLFNLNTHLSPSIFLRVQYRMHPDICEFPSKYIYNNNLKSDPETAQKLCSISWPFEAYRVFDVTDGKERKQGDSYSNAKEVKLVVVLYKLLGENHAKRKEKQQMRIGIITPYNAQKQRITEALDNDIDKELKKGIHVEVDTVDGFQGREMDCIIVSCVRASSENGSIGFVANRQRMNVTITRAKSSLYILGHLRTLTEHSDWGALVRDAEKRGARITVNESNFHKVVREVLKPSRPSRRSTHPPIPMSNPACSDGQRDPRTHDRPSDPRLPAPLPASREQDIGNQGFTRPRPPGRSPLDPRRDRSFTRSFRSTSEQHHEHHSSSSRTHRK, from the exons aTGGAGACGTGTCGGTGGTGTACAGCATCCCCTGAAAATGATGTGGCCGTCATAGAGGTTCTAAAGCGCTATTGCACCGGCCAAATGTCACCGAAAGAAAAGGACGATGCTAATAGCGACTTCATATACTgtctggagtgtgtggtgaAGTACCACCAAGCAAGAGAGATGGTTCCTGCACTGCACAAG CGTCTCTGGGAATTGGAGACGGCTCGTCTGCTTGAAGTTTTCCGTAAAATGTTGGAGGCCGATCTGGAGGACGATGACCTGTTCTTTGTCGAAAATGGTTATGAGCAGCGCGTCTCTGCGGTTACACCCGAGGAATTTCACAATCAGCTGAGATTCCCGCTCATGGAAGTGCTGAAATACCCTTACCTGCTGTGCCACAAGGAGCTCT GTGAAATGGTGGTGGATGTGATATGCAAAATGGAGGATATGAAGAACCCTCTACCAGTTCATGACCAGTATCAGGGAACCTACCTGCTCATGGTGCACCCAAACGAAATA GTGCGTCGCTGGGCAATAGCCACTGCCAGATCGTTGGGCAGGGTGGACAGAGATAACTATTATGATCTTCAGGAGGTCTTCTCCTGCATGTTCTATGTCATTGATTTAGGAATCACTGTGGACTTTCTGAACATGGATGACTCTTACTACTCTGGCAAGATGAATGTGCTACAGCCACATCTCTTTGACTCCAAAAATAAGAAGAGTTACTGGCTAG gtatTTGTATGTTGCTGATGCAGCTGGACTCACAAGCCATGGACTCATTGTTAATGGGGCCAGAAGGACAGACCAGCATTCCCCAATGTATTATCAATACCATGAATGACTGCAATAAAG atgaTGACCTAGATCCCTTCTGGCCTGCTTTGCATTGTTTCTTGGTCATTCTAGACCGACTGGGCTCAAAGATCTGGGGTCAAATAGAACCACTAGATGCTTTCAAGGCCATCACTAAAGCAGGCAGCTACATAGCTAAAATTGAAAATATCCGAGAGCAAACTGCAGG GACAAGGGTGAAAGTGGAGCCTGAAAATCATGATGATCTGATGTCCTGCAGTCAGATTGTTTATGGCTGTTATACTACGGAGCGAACAAGTAGA TTATTGGACTGTTCATCTGGCAATAGTGACACCAGTGGCAATGCAATTTTTGAAGAAATGAGCTGCCTAGTTAATGTCCTACAGTCTGAAATGGGACAAAGCATGCGTGTATATGGTAGCACCTTTCTTTGGTTCATTCCTTTTGTTCGCTCTCTCATGGAGTTGACCGCACTTAATAGCATATGCATTGGGGAGGTTATCCACTATCTGGAGAACAATGTTGACAAGAACGTGCTGTCTGGGCGGATACGCACCTGCGACAAAGTCACAGAGTTCTTCATCCGCATCCTTGTTGATGTAATTAATCTGCACTTAAGCAACGGCTGCATGGAAAGACTGTCCTATTTTACCCATATATGGGTAGATATGGTAATGCAGTGTGCTACACTTTCTGATGACTTTTGTACTACCAGGGGGGTCTATTCAACTTCACATTTTGGTAGAGGCACCCAGATGCCAGCAGTGGGTGTTGGTGCAATGAGTCAAGCCTGCACGAAGTTGATTCGCTCTCTGTTGAAAGAAGGGGGGCGGACAGGAACAGTTCCAGAGTCTGCACATTTTCTGGACATAATTAACAGACACTTGCGCGGTTTATCTTCTAAAGGTTGGAATCTACCCAAATCAGAATATGAGAATCTTAAGAAATGCTTAGTCAGGCTAGTAAAAGTAATAACAGAAAGGTCTGCAGTTTCAAATGATGTACTGCCGTGTgctccaccaacaccaccatcggATCCCTTTGAAAATGTAATTTCCTACCCAAGTTCCACATTGACCCCTCCTCTGCAGCAGGTAGAAACCAAAGATGCACTTGTTGGTCCATGTGGTCCAGCAGGTACAACTAATTTTATTAAGGATGAGCCACCGTGGGATCATGGGGAGTGTCAAAGTTTCTTTGATGGCCATGAAGAAATGATTAATGTAAAGAAAGAACCTTACAACCAAACACCAATTTCAGAATCTAGACCCCATACTGAGGGGATTCATATAACTCCAGGGAAACTACAAGAAATTAGATCTAGGTTAACTGTTCAGAATCTTTCCAAGATACAAGCCATTGCAAAGAGAAGATTTAAAACTGAAGATGAACAGGGTGAATGCAGTGGCATGAAAGAGATTGTACATGCCTCAAGTGTAAGCCCTCAGCCTTCAACCTCAAAATCCAAGGTCCCAGACACTGCCAGGCTTAGCAAATCCCTAAAAAAGGAATTGAATGACGACAATGATGATGAGCCCCTTGATGTCCAAAGGAATCGCCTAAAAAGATCTCTTCAGTCTAGTAAAGAGGATTCAACTGATACCAGACAGATTTCAATACAGTTGTCTAGCACTGCTAAACAGATCCATGAGAGTAGCATAATCACCATTTCAGATGACGAGGTTTCTTCAAATGGCCAAAACCTTTTAGAAAAAATGGATGCGCGCGACCCAGTTTTGGATCTTGACTCTTCTAAGAGCCCAGGACGTGATTATGATGATTTGAGTGAATCGCAGGTATTTGAGTTTGAAACGCAAGCACACATGGCATCTGTCTGGAATGAGCCGCACAGTGACATCACAGGTCTGACCAAAAAGCACGAACTTGAGAATGATTCCAAAGCATGCAGTAGTCATCATGCTGTGGAGCCCATGCAGACTCAGCCTGTCTCAGATGAAGACACTGAAAAAGCCTGTCTTCATGTAGAGGCACAAATCTGTAAACAGCAACAACCACAGAAACCAATTTCATCAAGTATGTGGGAGCCACCCATGCGTAGTTCCAATGAAAATTGTGATTTCATTAAGTCTAATCATTCCAAAGGTCCCACTGAAAAAACTGCCCTACCTGAAAAGAAAGGCAAACAATGGCTGAGCAAAAAACCTCCTGTTATTGCACCCCTGAGTCAAAAAATCAAGAAGCGCTGCTGGTCACATGACACCATCTCTAAGGACCCTGTGAAACCATGCTCTTCCACAATGCTGACTTCAACCTCTGTTGAATCACCCTCTACTGCTGCCCCTTCCAGAGGCTCCTGTGCATCCTTTGTTGTACCACCCTCTACTGCTGCCCCTTCCAGAGGCTCCTGTGCATCCTCTGTTACATCACCCTCTACTGCTGCCCCTTCCAGAGGCTCCTGTGCATCCTCTGTTGCATCACCCTCTACTGCTGCCCCTTCCAGAGGCTCCTGTGCATCCTCTGTTACATCACCCTCTACTGCTGCCCCTTCCAGAGGCTCCTGTGCATCCTCTGTTACATCACCCTCTACTGCTGCCCCTTCCAGAGGCTCCTGTGCATCCTCTGTTACATCACCCTCTACTGCTGCCCCTTCCAGAGGCTCCTGTGCATCCCCTGTTGCATCACCCTCTACTGCTGCCCCTTCCAGAGGGCCCTGTGCATCCTCTGTTGCATCACCCTCTACTGCTGCCCCTTCCAGAGGGTCCTGTGCATCCTCTGTTGCATCACCCTCTACTACTGCCCCTTCCAGAGGCTCCTCTGCATCTACTGTTGCACCTTTACGATCTACCCCTGCAATAGTTCCACCAAAAAAGGTTCGCAAACGTGTTGCACCAGAACTTCCAGCAGAGCTTCTGGGGttgaaaaagaaggaaagaaaagcttTTGACTTTTCACAGCGTTCCTTGGTCAGTTTGGGTAAACTTCGATCACATGGCCAGAATGTGCATGTTGAGCCACAACAGAAGTCAAAAAGACTTCGTAAACATAAGGTTGGCgtgaagaaaggaaagaagttGCTTGCATCACAAGATTTGCAGTACTTTAGACAGCGCCGTAGTATGCTCCAGAAGCCAACGTCAGCCACTCCTGTTGTTGCCAAATCAAACCAACGTCCTGTACCAGAGAACCTACCCAAATTAAACTCTGCAAATGAAACCGTGGAGGAGCCagaagatgaggaggatgacTACTCTTTCCTTCCCTGCTCTCAGCCTGATCCTGACAGAAGGATGGACAATAAAACGGATACCACTCAAGTCAATACTAGTTTGTCAAATGACTCCAAAAAAGCAATCAGTGATTGGGAGAGCAGTAAAAGTAAAGATTTCAGTTCCCTTCAAAACAATAAATGTGCTGGTGGTTCCATGGCAGAAGGAGCAGAATCCAGGGAAGAGAATTTTGATGATGAGTGGATGTCCTTTACACAAAATGAGCCAACAGACATGGAGTTATGCTCTCAAATGGAACAAATGGAGGAACAGTATTTTGAGAACATAATGGTTACAGGCTGTGCGCGCATGGACAATGACTCTGGCAACCAACCAAATATTTCTGAAGCAATAACAAGTGTACCACTTAAACCAGTAACTTGCAACACACTTCAGAAACCACTTCCTGATGCTTCCACTTCGACCACTACAAACGACCACTTGTTTGTAAATCCTAACATGCTCACAGAGTGTCAGAAAAAAGCAAAGCCTACCACAAAAATTTATAATAAGTCATGTTCCCGCACTGCCTTTTTGGCCAAAGAAATGGGAAAAGTAGCCAACCCTGTACCTGCTGCTAATGTTGCCAAGGCAAAGGTTGCACGGCCGCCACCATCAATGCCGCCACCACCAGCAATGTCCTCATCAGCAATGCCTCCGCCAGCAATGCCATCACCGCTACTTCCAAAAACCACAACACTTCTGCCCAGACCCATCCTGCACACTGCAAATCAGGCTTCCAAATCATTTTCTAATGTAACATTTGCTTCCCACGTACCTTCCTATAAGACCTACGCCAGACCAGAAACGCCTGTATCAGTACAAACACCCACAATGGATCAAGGTCGAAGATTTGATAATTCTCCAGTGTATGATCAGTTCTACCTAAAACGGGCTATTTTGAAGTGGGAATTCCGCATGTTCGAGAACTACAAATCGTTTGGGGCACCCCAAGACTTGTGTCCATTTCGCCTTAAGGAAGTACCGACGACGTTCTCAAGCTGCACCGACTACTTTAATACCTTGTACCCACTTCTGCTCCTTAATACATTTGAGGAG ATGGTCAACGAATGGTATGTTAGGAAAATTAGAATTGAACTGAAGGTCCAGGGAATTGAATACAGCAATCGTGTTGCCACTGCCAGTTTCACAG CAAGCCTTAATGCAGAGCAGGAGGTGAAGCAGTTGTATCCTAAAGATGAAGACCTTGTGCTCCTTTATCTGCCGGAGAACATTGGTGCATATGCTAATGATGAGCAAGATGTTCCTGATCTTTGTCCCCACTTTGGATGTGTGTTGCGATCCAGCGTGCTAAAtaatggag GTCAGTTCTCTACACTGAACATTACCATTCAGACGTTTGGAAACGTGTCCTCTGTTAACACCCAAAGTGTACGCTGTGAACTGATTGGTTCCCTGGTCAGTACTTTGCGGGAATTCAGAGCGCTGAATTTGCTACCTAAGAGCAAAATGATGCATCCGCTGATTCTCAAGCCAGACATCAAGTTCTACGCACCCTGCCAGGACGGCCTGCCGAACATAGATATGCCT GAATATAATTCTGAGCAGGCCAAAGCAATCAGCTGTGGGGTTGCAATGGTGAAAAGAAAGCAGAATACTCCAAAGATTTTGTTAATACATGGACCACCTGGAACTGGCAAGAGCAAAATCATAGTTGGCATGCTGCACAGACTTCTATCt GATCCAGTGAGTCTTTCAGCGTCTCGAAGACCCAGAATTCTTCTCTGCACTCCATCTAATGCCGCCATTGACAACTTGATGAAGAAAATCATTATTGTCTTCAAAGAAAAGTGCATGGACATCCGTTCTCCACAAG GGAACTGTGGTGACATCAAACTGGTGCGACTCGGGAGTGAGAGGGCCATTTCTAAAGAACTGAAACCCTTCAGCCTTGACTGCCAGGTCAGGAAAGTATTGG agaAAGCGCAACACAAAGGTGATTTGGATATCCAGAGGAAGAAGGAGGAACTGGACAAGAAGATTGAAATGGTGTCTCAGCAGTGTGCTCTGACGGACAAAAAATCAAACATG TTTGAACAACTGAATAACAAAAAGATGTTTTACTTGAACGAAAGGAAGAACCTCAGTCGACAATTAAATGAG CTTCGGAATAAAAAACAGTCGGTGCAGTCACGTCTTTTGCTTGACGCTCATGTGATCTGCTGCACACTGAGCACAAGTGGTAGTGGTCTCCTTGAGTCCGCTTTCCGCCGTCTTGGACACGAGCCATTCAGCTGTGTTATCATTGATGAG GCAGGACAAGCTAAAGAAACAGAAACGTTGATTCCTTTGCTTTATCGATGCCAAAACCTCATCCTGGTGGGCGACCCCATGCAGCTGCCACCAACTGTCGTATCTCAG AAAGCCAAAGAGCTGGGCTATGACCAGTCACTGATGGCTCGGGTTTGGAAGAGTTTGTttaacctgaacacacacctgtcccCCAGCATCTTCCTCCGTGTTCAGTACCGCATGCACCCAGATATTTGCGAGTTCCCTTCCAagtacatctacaacaacaactTAAAAAGTGACCC tgAGACTGCTCAGAAGCTGTGCTCAATTTCCTGGCCGTTTGAAGCCTACAGAGTGTTCGATGTGACcgatggaaaagaaagaaaacagggaGA TTCATATAGTAATGCCAAGGAGGTGAAGCTGGTGGTGGTGCTTTATAAGCTGCTTGGGGAAAATCATGCCAAGCGCAAGGAAAAGCAGCAGATGCGCATTGGCATCATCACACCATATAACGCCCAGAAGCAACGCATCACGGAGGCCCTTGACAACGATATAGACAAGGAATTAAAAAAAGGCATACA TGTGGAGGTGGACACTGTAGATGGGTTCCAGGGCCGGGAAATGGACTGCATCATTGTGTCTTGTGTAAGAGCCAGCAGTGAAAACGGTTCTATTGG GTTTGTCGCAAATCGCCAGAGGATGAATGTGACCATAACTAGAGCCAAATCCAGTTTGTATATCCTGGGACATCTCCGTACACTCACG GAGCACAGTGACTGGGGAGCACTGGTAAGGGACGCAGAGAAACGTGGCGCCAGAATAACAGTGAACGAGTCCAACTTTCACAAGGTTGTGAGGGAGGTGCTGAAACCGAGTCGCCCTTCTCGTAGATCCACGCACCCCCCCATCCCCATGTCCAATCCTGCATGTTCTGATGGGCAAAGAGACCCCAGAACACACGATAGACCTTCAGACCCACGTCTACCAGCACCTTTGCCTGCCAGCAGAGAGCAAGACATTGGGAACCAAGGCTTCACTCGACCAAGGCCACCCGGTCGCAGTCCTTTAGATCCACGGCGCGACCGAAGCTTCACACGTTCCTTTCGTTCGACTTCAGAACAACATCACGAACATCACTCCTCTTCCTCTAGGACACACAGAAAATAA